From a region of the Rhodococcus sp. 4CII genome:
- a CDS encoding class A beta-lactamase-related serine hydrolase encodes MSRLIQCLTIMAFLLATTTACTIPTETNSVVDIPVTSPAVATLPLLPAEDPPAGDGVTASPEPAAVSPEPFPSAQVPVSAPLAERISAAVATAAADRGADVSIAVLDRATGNYLADTDADTEPVEAASLAKLFIAAQMYHLDALGERPLSDYDRLLLARMLESSDDDAANTLWDDLGGPDLVVDVAGRYGLAATTPPWDGLWWNTETTAADLVMFYAGLLGDRDGLGEGRIAEFVSYLRSSTPEGIDGYDQRFGLPDGLPGETVLGVKQGWMCCVGDRWIHVSTGVIGADNRYIVAVASREDIRYEDDEESYPDTAITDVTEDSSAQHARETMTGLVKSVFPAGVVDDWAQPQG; translated from the coding sequence ATGTCCAGGCTGATCCAGTGCCTGACGATCATGGCCTTCCTGCTTGCGACGACGACGGCGTGCACCATCCCGACCGAGACGAACTCGGTGGTCGACATCCCGGTGACGTCGCCGGCGGTCGCCACTCTCCCACTCCTCCCCGCCGAGGACCCGCCCGCGGGTGACGGCGTCACCGCGAGCCCGGAGCCCGCCGCAGTGAGTCCGGAGCCGTTCCCGTCTGCGCAGGTTCCGGTCTCCGCGCCGCTCGCCGAGCGGATCTCGGCCGCGGTCGCGACCGCGGCCGCGGATCGCGGGGCCGACGTGTCGATCGCCGTCCTGGACCGCGCCACCGGTAACTACCTCGCCGACACCGACGCCGACACCGAACCGGTCGAAGCGGCGTCGTTGGCCAAGCTCTTCATCGCCGCCCAGATGTATCACCTCGACGCCCTCGGTGAGCGTCCGCTGTCCGACTACGACCGTCTGCTGCTGGCGCGGATGCTGGAATCGTCCGACGACGACGCCGCCAACACACTCTGGGACGATCTCGGCGGCCCGGATCTCGTCGTCGACGTCGCCGGGCGGTACGGACTCGCCGCCACCACACCGCCCTGGGACGGGTTGTGGTGGAACACCGAGACGACCGCCGCCGACCTCGTAATGTTCTACGCCGGGCTCCTGGGCGACCGCGACGGCCTCGGTGAGGGCCGGATCGCCGAGTTCGTCAGCTACCTACGCTCGTCGACCCCCGAGGGAATCGACGGCTACGACCAGCGGTTCGGCCTCCCCGACGGGTTGCCCGGCGAGACCGTCCTCGGGGTGAAGCAGGGCTGGATGTGCTGTGTAGGTGACCGGTGGATTCACGTGTCGACCGGGGTGATCGGAGCCGACAACCGCTACATCGTGGCCGTCGCGTCGCGAGAGGACATCCGCTACGAGGACGACGAGGAATCGTACCCGGACACCGCGATCACGGATGTCACCGAGGATTCGAGTGCGCAGCATGCCCGGGAAACGATGACCGGGCTCGTGAAGTCGGTGTTCCCCGCCGGCGTCGTCGACGATTGGGCGCAGCCCCAGGGGTGA
- the trmD gene encoding tRNA (guanosine(37)-N1)-methyltransferase TrmD yields MRLDVVTIFPEYLEPLRAALLGKAIDKGLIAVEVHDLRKWTHDVHKAVDDSPYGGGPGMVMKPTVWGPALDDVLAAGDGDADPLLVVPTPAGVPFTQATAERWAGEQHIVFACGRYEGIDQRVFDDAARRVRVEEVSIGDYVLIGGEAAVLVMTEAFVRLIPGVLGNQQSHQEDSFSDGLLEGPSYTRPATWRGLDVPPVLLSGDHAKVAAWRREQSLLRTTERRPDLLP; encoded by the coding sequence GTGCGTCTCGACGTGGTCACCATCTTCCCCGAATACCTCGAGCCGCTCCGGGCTGCGTTGCTCGGCAAGGCCATCGACAAGGGCCTCATCGCCGTCGAGGTGCACGACCTGAGGAAATGGACGCACGACGTCCACAAGGCTGTCGACGACTCACCGTACGGAGGTGGGCCGGGGATGGTCATGAAACCGACGGTCTGGGGCCCCGCCCTGGACGACGTGCTCGCCGCGGGCGACGGCGACGCGGACCCGTTGCTCGTCGTCCCCACACCCGCAGGTGTCCCGTTCACGCAGGCAACCGCCGAACGCTGGGCGGGGGAGCAGCACATCGTCTTCGCCTGCGGACGGTACGAAGGCATCGATCAGCGGGTCTTCGACGACGCCGCCCGCCGCGTCCGCGTCGAAGAGGTCAGCATCGGAGACTACGTCCTCATCGGGGGCGAGGCAGCCGTGCTCGTGATGACCGAGGCGTTCGTGCGCCTGATTCCCGGAGTGCTGGGCAATCAGCAGTCGCACCAAGAGGATTCGTTCTCCGACGGTCTCCTCGAGGGGCCCAGCTATACCCGGCCGGCCACCTGGCGTGGACTCGATGTCCCACCCGTCCTGCTCTCCGGCGACCACGCGAAGGTGGCCGCGTGGAGACGCGAACAGTCCCTCCTCCGCACCACCGAACGCCGCCCGGACCTGTTGCCCTGA
- the rimM gene encoding ribosome maturation factor RimM (Essential for efficient processing of 16S rRNA) has product MELVVGRVAKSHGIKGEIVVEVRTDEPEDRFAVGAVLRGHKPREQAVSTYTVEAAREHSGRLLLRLEGVSDRTGADALRGTLFVIDSSELEPSDDPDEFYDHELEGLAVRLADGTEVGTVIEVLHSAAGELLSVRRAGEEPGELLVPFVAAIVTSVSVADGVVEIDPPEGLLDPDFGDSADGK; this is encoded by the coding sequence GTGGAGCTCGTGGTGGGCCGTGTCGCCAAGTCGCACGGCATCAAGGGTGAGATCGTGGTCGAGGTTCGTACCGACGAACCCGAGGATCGATTTGCCGTCGGTGCCGTGCTGCGGGGACACAAGCCGCGCGAGCAGGCTGTGAGTACGTACACGGTGGAAGCCGCCCGGGAGCATTCCGGGCGGCTTCTGCTGCGCCTCGAGGGTGTGTCGGATCGCACCGGGGCGGATGCCTTGCGAGGCACCTTGTTCGTCATCGACAGCTCGGAACTCGAACCCTCCGACGACCCCGACGAGTTCTACGATCACGAACTCGAGGGACTGGCGGTGCGACTCGCAGACGGCACCGAGGTGGGTACGGTCATCGAGGTACTGCATTCCGCGGCAGGCGAATTGCTGTCGGTCCGCCGGGCCGGCGAAGAGCCCGGCGAACTCCTCGTCCCCTTCGTGGCCGCTATCGTCACCTCGGTGTCCGTAGCCGACGGCGTCGTCGAGATCGACCCGCCGGAAGGCTTGCTGGATCCCGACTTCGGTGACTCCGCCGACGGGAAGTGA
- a CDS encoding RNA-binding protein, with the protein MSAVVADAVEHLVRGIVANPDDVRVELITGRRGRTVEVHVNPDDLGKVIGRGGRTATALRTLVSGIGGRGIRVDVIDTDQ; encoded by the coding sequence GTGAGTGCCGTCGTCGCCGATGCCGTGGAGCACCTCGTTCGTGGCATCGTCGCCAATCCCGACGACGTTCGTGTCGAGCTGATCACCGGGCGTCGGGGGCGCACTGTCGAGGTGCACGTCAACCCTGACGATCTCGGCAAGGTCATCGGTCGCGGTGGTCGCACCGCGACCGCTCTGCGCACGCTCGTCTCCGGTATCGGTGGCCGGGGGATCCGGGTCGACGTCATCGACACCGATCAGTAG
- the rpsP gene encoding 30S ribosomal protein S16: protein MAVKIKLTRLGKIRNPQYRIVVADSRTRRNGRAIETIGKYHPKEEPSLIEVDSERAQYWLGVGAQPTEPVEAILKITGDWQKFKGLPGAEGTLRVKEAKPTKLELFQAALAQAENEPVGEAITPKKKKAKAEDAEAAADAPAEAAAESEAAEK, encoded by the coding sequence GTGGCTGTCAAGATCAAGCTCACCCGGCTCGGCAAGATCCGGAACCCGCAGTACCGCATCGTCGTCGCCGACTCCCGCACCCGCCGCAACGGCCGTGCGATCGAGACCATCGGCAAGTACCACCCCAAGGAAGAGCCCTCGCTGATCGAGGTCGACTCGGAGCGCGCACAGTACTGGCTCGGCGTCGGCGCCCAGCCCACCGAGCCCGTCGAGGCCATCCTGAAGATCACCGGTGACTGGCAGAAGTTCAAGGGCCTGCCGGGCGCCGAGGGCACCCTCCGCGTCAAGGAAGCCAAGCCCACCAAGCTGGAGCTGTTCCAGGCTGCGCTCGCGCAGGCCGAGAACGAGCCCGTCGGTGAGGCCATCACGCCCAAGAAGAAGAAGGCGAAGGCCGAGGACGCCGAGGCTGCTGCCGACGCTCCCGCCGAGGCTGCTGCAGAGTCCGAGGCTGCTGAGAAGTGA